One segment of Streptomyces sp. TG1A-8 DNA contains the following:
- a CDS encoding phage portal protein translates to MGFWSDLIRPKETPTESREWVPYDPTLYGTLTAASGERVTASDALQVSAVFGCVRLLSETIATLPVATYTKRGGSQRAITSPDWLDYPNAEPGGMGRIDILSQAVLSLLLDGNAYLAVRWQGPNIVGLDVLDPTSIVPHMVMVDGQRRKVFEAFDIDDDGNEVALGWFTPRDILHIPGMMLPGEFAGCSPITYARESIGLALAAQKYGSKFFANGAVPGAVVEVPGTMSEEGLKRAREAWRVANTGVDNAHRVALLTEGAKFSKVAMSPDEAQFLQTRQFQVPEIARIFGVPPHLISDATNSTSWGSGLAEQNIAFSMFSLRPWLERIEAGFTRLLYAETADRFRFVKFDLDEIKRGAPKERMELYSLGLQNGIYSIDEVRAAENLPPLPNGKGEGYRVPLNLEDVTADKPEPEPAVQPPAIEPPAEDEPDEEKPDEEPATEGGTDD, encoded by the coding sequence GCTGCTTCCGGTGAGCGGGTGACCGCTTCCGACGCGCTACAGGTGAGTGCGGTCTTCGGCTGTGTCCGCCTTCTGTCGGAGACGATTGCCACGCTGCCCGTTGCCACGTACACGAAGCGTGGTGGGTCTCAGCGCGCGATCACGTCCCCTGATTGGCTGGACTACCCGAACGCGGAGCCCGGGGGCATGGGCAGGATTGACATTCTGTCTCAGGCCGTTCTCAGCCTTCTGCTTGACGGGAACGCGTACCTTGCCGTTCGTTGGCAGGGTCCGAACATCGTGGGGCTTGACGTGCTTGACCCTACGTCCATCGTGCCTCACATGGTCATGGTGGACGGTCAGCGTCGCAAGGTATTTGAAGCTTTCGATATTGACGACGACGGCAACGAAGTCGCTCTTGGGTGGTTCACGCCCCGGGACATTCTCCATATCCCTGGGATGATGCTGCCGGGTGAGTTCGCCGGCTGTAGCCCGATCACGTACGCGCGTGAGTCCATCGGTCTCGCTCTCGCTGCACAGAAGTACGGCAGCAAGTTCTTTGCGAACGGCGCTGTCCCCGGTGCTGTGGTGGAAGTCCCCGGGACCATGTCCGAAGAGGGCTTGAAGCGTGCGCGTGAAGCGTGGCGCGTAGCCAACACAGGCGTTGACAATGCTCACCGCGTAGCGCTTCTCACCGAAGGCGCGAAGTTCTCCAAGGTGGCCATGAGCCCCGACGAAGCACAGTTCTTGCAGACGCGACAGTTTCAGGTTCCTGAGATTGCGCGCATCTTCGGTGTTCCGCCGCACCTGATCAGCGACGCTACGAACTCCACTTCGTGGGGCTCCGGTCTCGCTGAACAGAACATCGCGTTCAGCATGTTCTCTCTGCGCCCGTGGCTTGAGCGCATTGAGGCAGGGTTCACGCGCCTTCTGTACGCGGAGACTGCCGACCGCTTCCGGTTCGTCAAGTTCGACCTTGACGAGATTAAGCGCGGTGCTCCGAAGGAACGCATGGAACTGTACTCACTCGGCTTGCAGAACGGCATTTACAGCATTGACGAAGTGCGCGCTGCCGAAAACCTTCCCCCGCTGCCGAACGGCAAGGGTGAGGGGTACCGCGTCCCGCTCAACCTTGAGGACGTAACGGCGGACAAGCCGGAGCCTGAGCCGGCCGTTCAGCCCCCTGCCATCGAACCACCGGCCGAAGACGAGCCGGACGAAGAGAAGCCGGACGAAGAGCCGGCTACCGAAGGGGGTACGGATGACTGA
- a CDS encoding HK97 family phage prohead protease → MTDLERRFAVSPPEERKADNGEIVMRGYAYRFNELSHDLGGFRERIVPGAGAPSLRQNDVLATFNHNVNALLGRTGAGTLRVGEDREGGWYEIDLPDTTTGRDVATLLKRGDLRGSSFTFRVLDGGQRRADDDPETGLPVREITAMDVAEVGPVVNPAYPTTQAALRSVEQALGIGDFAPPPPEPEERNDPPASDTEPVSYFNERALLRALSKDGV, encoded by the coding sequence ATGACTGACCTTGAGCGCCGGTTTGCGGTCAGCCCACCGGAAGAGCGGAAGGCGGACAACGGCGAGATCGTCATGCGTGGTTACGCCTACCGCTTCAACGAGCTGAGTCACGACCTGGGCGGGTTCCGAGAGCGGATCGTTCCCGGTGCCGGGGCTCCGTCGCTGCGGCAGAACGACGTTCTTGCCACGTTTAACCACAACGTCAATGCCCTTCTTGGGCGGACGGGTGCGGGGACGCTCCGGGTTGGCGAAGACCGCGAAGGCGGTTGGTACGAGATTGATCTTCCCGACACCACGACCGGCCGTGACGTTGCCACTCTCCTCAAGCGCGGTGACCTTCGCGGTAGCTCTTTCACCTTCCGTGTGCTGGACGGTGGGCAGCGTCGGGCAGACGACGACCCTGAGACCGGTCTTCCGGTTCGGGAGATCACGGCCATGGACGTTGCCGAAGTCGGACCGGTGGTGAACCCGGCTTACCCAACCACTCAGGCAGCGCTTCGGTCTGTCGAACAGGCGCTAGGCATTGGGGACTTCGCTCCCCCTCCGCCCGAACCCGAAGAGCGAAACGACCCGCCGGCTTCCGACACGGAGCCGGTTTCTTATTTCAACGAGCGTGCACTTCTCCGCGCGCTCAGTAAGGACGGTGTCTGA
- a CDS encoding phage major capsid protein, with the protein MDAKTLSANFEARERATHELRALTDEFAGKDMTAEAREKETNLLTAIADFDGRIKRGVDALAATENVTSLMQGLKGSGSKKGTQDKLADASAQLRSLGGADGFGKSLEFRAEPGDVETRTVDRPSNPNVLTRTLYGQLLAQAVERSTIMRNGASIVTTSSGEPIDFTVVTGRASASIVGENGNIPESEPATIQVSVGAYKYAYASTVSSEFIADQALDLIGFLVGDAGPAIGDGMGRHFLTGTGTGQPKGIFTSAPAATAGFTLTSPDGEVADALIDLSYELTQSYRRDAKYVVADKTAALMRKLKDANGQYLWASGLVAGAPDTFNGKTVLTDDGVPATKVLFGDLSKYRVRLAGPLRVERSVDYKFLNDQVVYRFIQRADGLLVDERSAKVLTIGAGA; encoded by the coding sequence ATGGACGCTAAGACCCTGAGCGCCAACTTTGAGGCGCGTGAGCGTGCGACCCACGAGCTTCGGGCGCTGACCGACGAGTTCGCCGGCAAGGACATGACCGCTGAGGCACGCGAGAAGGAGACGAACCTTCTGACTGCCATTGCGGACTTTGACGGTCGGATCAAGCGCGGTGTTGACGCTCTCGCTGCGACCGAGAATGTCACTTCTCTCATGCAGGGGCTCAAGGGCTCCGGCAGCAAGAAGGGGACTCAGGACAAGCTTGCCGACGCTTCGGCTCAGCTCCGGTCCCTGGGTGGCGCTGACGGGTTCGGCAAGTCGCTTGAGTTCCGCGCTGAGCCGGGGGACGTTGAGACTCGTACCGTTGACCGTCCGTCCAACCCGAACGTGCTGACCCGGACCCTGTACGGCCAGCTTCTCGCTCAGGCCGTTGAGCGCAGCACGATTATGCGCAACGGTGCGAGCATCGTGACCACGTCCAGCGGTGAGCCGATTGACTTCACGGTTGTCACCGGTCGCGCGTCCGCTTCCATCGTGGGCGAGAACGGGAACATTCCGGAGTCTGAGCCGGCCACGATTCAGGTTTCTGTGGGCGCTTACAAGTACGCGTACGCGTCCACCGTGTCCAGTGAGTTCATTGCCGATCAGGCACTTGACCTTATCGGCTTCCTTGTCGGTGACGCGGGTCCGGCCATTGGTGACGGTATGGGTCGTCACTTCCTGACCGGCACCGGTACGGGTCAGCCGAAGGGCATTTTCACTTCTGCCCCCGCTGCCACTGCCGGCTTCACCCTCACGTCCCCGGACGGTGAGGTTGCCGACGCGCTCATTGACCTGAGCTACGAGCTGACTCAGTCCTACCGCCGTGACGCGAAGTACGTTGTGGCCGACAAGACTGCCGCGCTCATGCGCAAGCTCAAGGACGCGAACGGTCAGTACCTTTGGGCTTCCGGTCTCGTGGCCGGCGCTCCCGACACCTTCAACGGCAAGACGGTCCTGACCGACGACGGCGTTCCGGCGACGAAGGTTCTGTTCGGTGACCTGAGCAAGTACCGCGTCCGCCTTGCCGGCCCCCTCCGCGTTGAGCGGTCGGTTGATTACAAGTTCCTGAACGATCAGGTCGTGTACCGGTTCATCCAGCGTGCGGACGGTCTCCTTGTGGACGAGCGTTCCGCAAAGGTTCTGACCATTGGCGCGGGTGCCTGA
- a CDS encoding phage tail tube protein gives MALDASIGIGQEATYGTLSTTVEGYEGHADSWKTTREFVESVGFRAGMQTARADRRNIVNMGGEGEIEIDVLDAGAGSLFAAAFDKATVTSNGDGTRTWVFETSSDMLSPSFSAQMVRPTVDGTKVAYKHLGCVATEWELTAETEEACVLTVSFDFRDVTHSKNAADIVAPVYPAEAYAYDWTRTSIALSRNGSAVPLNATKLDLSGDRGLNVDRRFLRGNALKEKPVRNAMPTYEGSLEGEFSVDSLGLYEAFVAGELCGLTVNMAGLIPSTSLKVEAPAVQFTGESPEASVDELTVHNLPFRILDPGNGTAAIKVTYTEPEPATP, from the coding sequence ATGGCGCTTGACGCAAGCATTGGCATTGGACAGGAAGCCACGTACGGCACGCTGTCCACCACCGTTGAGGGTTACGAAGGCCACGCCGACTCGTGGAAGACGACCCGTGAGTTCGTTGAGTCGGTGGGCTTCCGCGCCGGTATGCAGACTGCACGCGCCGACCGCCGAAACATCGTGAACATGGGTGGCGAAGGCGAGATTGAGATTGACGTTCTGGACGCTGGGGCGGGTTCTCTCTTCGCTGCCGCGTTCGACAAGGCCACCGTGACGAGCAACGGTGACGGCACGCGCACGTGGGTTTTTGAGACTTCATCTGACATGCTGTCCCCTTCGTTCTCGGCTCAGATGGTTCGTCCCACCGTGGACGGCACGAAGGTTGCGTATAAGCACCTGGGCTGTGTCGCCACTGAGTGGGAACTGACCGCTGAGACCGAAGAGGCGTGCGTTCTCACGGTCAGCTTTGATTTCCGGGACGTGACCCACTCCAAGAACGCGGCTGACATTGTCGCGCCCGTGTATCCCGCTGAGGCATATGCGTACGACTGGACGCGCACGAGCATTGCCCTGAGTCGGAACGGCAGCGCGGTACCGCTCAACGCGACGAAGCTTGATCTGTCCGGGGACCGTGGCCTGAATGTGGACCGTCGCTTTCTGCGGGGGAACGCGCTCAAGGAGAAGCCCGTTCGCAACGCCATGCCGACTTACGAAGGCAGCCTTGAAGGTGAGTTCTCGGTTGACTCGCTGGGGCTGTACGAAGCCTTCGTTGCGGGTGAGCTGTGCGGGCTCACGGTCAACATGGCCGGTCTGATTCCGAGCACTTCGCTCAAGGTGGAAGCGCCGGCCGTTCAGTTCACCGGGGAGTCCCCCGAAGCGTCCGTAGACGAGCTGACCGTTCACAACCTGCCGTTCCGAATCCTTGACCCCGGTAACGGCACTGCCGCAATCAAGGTCACGTACACGGAGCCGGAGCCGGCCACGCCGTAA
- a CDS encoding phage tail tape measure protein, with translation MADPIKITLIGDAEELSQTLDEAGQEVSKFGEIASGLALAAGGAIAAGIGMGIADALEQGVNNDLLAAQLGATPAEAKKLGEAAGAVYSDGYGESVADANEALKNLWQQGLVPAGATADEMSNISKQAMDVATVLGDDVGPTANAVGQMLKTGMAKNAQEAFDILTRGAQTGVNKAEDLLDTFNEYSTQFRKMGLDGKTAMGLISQGLQGGARDADLVADTIKEFSIRAIDGSATTIAGFKAIGLNADDMRAKIAAGGPAAEQALGLTLDKLRAIKDPAERSAAAVNLFGTQAEDMGKALYSLDVDTAVQKLGKVDGAAKSAGDTMHDNAANKVKQFTRGLQQGIVDFLGATVIPVVESFASKLGAVGSAISTAAGFVSQHSTTFGIIAGVITTLILPALISWLVQQGITAAGVVTGWVTTAAASVTSAATQVAASWSTIGGWIAAAARAVVSGAVIVGQWVLMGAQSLIQAARMAAAWLIAMGPIALIIAAIVALAVIIWQNWDQIKQWTLDAFQWVWDWVKKIFGWLKDLFLNFTGPGLIIKHWDKIVGATKSAFNSVKDFAKKGLDAVVNFVTSLPGRILSAGSKLLSAGKSIGGYVIDGIKNGLSKLGGFASSLASAVGSATKGAINGVIDLLNWAIPNKLGWGKLSIDLPDNPIPKIRAMGGPASGVVRVGERGPEEVHLPNGSRVVPNHSLSGGSGVVVNVQTNADPFAIGREVAWALRTSPA, from the coding sequence GTGGCTGATCCAATCAAGATCACACTCATTGGCGACGCGGAAGAGCTGTCACAAACGCTTGACGAAGCCGGGCAGGAAGTCAGCAAGTTCGGTGAGATTGCGTCCGGTCTCGCTCTCGCTGCCGGTGGTGCTATCGCTGCCGGTATCGGCATGGGCATTGCGGACGCGTTGGAACAGGGTGTGAACAACGACCTTCTTGCCGCTCAGTTGGGGGCGACACCCGCTGAAGCTAAGAAACTGGGCGAGGCTGCCGGAGCCGTGTATAGCGACGGTTACGGGGAATCCGTGGCCGACGCGAATGAAGCGCTCAAGAACCTTTGGCAACAGGGGCTAGTTCCTGCCGGGGCTACTGCTGATGAGATGAGCAATATCAGCAAGCAAGCCATGGACGTTGCAACGGTCCTGGGTGACGACGTTGGGCCGACAGCTAATGCAGTCGGTCAGATGTTGAAGACGGGAATGGCTAAGAACGCTCAAGAGGCGTTTGACATTCTGACCCGTGGCGCTCAGACCGGCGTCAATAAAGCGGAAGACTTGCTTGACACGTTCAACGAGTATTCAACTCAGTTCCGCAAGATGGGTCTTGACGGTAAGACCGCAATGGGACTCATCAGTCAGGGCTTGCAGGGTGGCGCTCGTGACGCTGACCTTGTGGCTGACACGATCAAGGAATTCAGCATTCGCGCCATTGACGGCAGCGCGACAACCATTGCCGGATTCAAGGCAATCGGACTCAACGCCGACGACATGCGCGCAAAGATTGCTGCGGGTGGTCCCGCTGCTGAACAGGCTCTTGGGTTGACGCTAGACAAGCTTCGCGCAATCAAGGACCCTGCCGAACGGTCTGCCGCTGCCGTGAACCTTTTTGGAACTCAGGCAGAAGATATGGGAAAAGCGCTTTATTCCCTCGACGTAGACACTGCCGTTCAGAAGTTGGGCAAGGTGGACGGAGCGGCGAAGTCAGCCGGCGACACCATGCACGACAACGCAGCGAACAAGGTGAAGCAATTCACTCGTGGCCTACAGCAAGGGATTGTTGACTTCCTGGGGGCTACGGTCATTCCGGTTGTTGAGTCCTTCGCAAGCAAGCTCGGTGCGGTGGGCTCCGCTATCAGCACTGCGGCAGGCTTCGTTTCCCAGCACAGCACGACCTTCGGGATTATCGCCGGAGTGATTACAACCCTGATCCTTCCCGCGCTGATCTCGTGGCTTGTGCAGCAAGGCATTACCGCTGCGGGTGTGGTAACGGGTTGGGTCACAACGGCAGCCGCGTCGGTCACGAGTGCAGCAACTCAGGTGGCAGCGTCGTGGTCAACGATCGGAGGATGGATAGCAGCGGCGGCAAGAGCCGTTGTCTCCGGTGCCGTGATCGTCGGTCAGTGGGTTCTCATGGGCGCTCAGTCGCTCATTCAGGCTGCCCGCATGGCTGCCGCGTGGCTTATCGCTATGGGGCCGATTGCGCTGATCATTGCTGCGATCGTGGCGCTTGCCGTGATCATTTGGCAGAACTGGGATCAGATCAAGCAATGGACGCTTGACGCTTTTCAGTGGGTTTGGGATTGGGTCAAGAAAATCTTCGGATGGCTCAAGGATCTTTTTCTGAACTTCACCGGTCCGGGCTTGATTATCAAGCATTGGGACAAGATCGTTGGGGCAACGAAGTCTGCTTTCAACTCCGTCAAGGACTTCGCAAAGAAGGGGCTTGACGCGGTTGTCAACTTCGTAACTTCGCTCCCCGGGCGAATCCTGAGCGCGGGCTCAAAGCTCCTCAGCGCGGGCAAGTCCATCGGTGGCTACGTCATTGACGGAATCAAGAACGGGCTGAGCAAGTTGGGCGGGTTCGCGTCGTCACTCGCTTCCGCTGTGGGCAGCGCTACAAAGGGCGCGATCAACGGGGTTATCGACCTTCTCAACTGGGCGATTCCGAACAAGCTGGGTTGGGGCAAGCTCAGCATTGACTTGCCAGACAACCCCATTCCGAAGATCCGCGCTATGGGTGGTCCCGCGTCCGGAGTCGTGCGCGTCGGTGAGCGTGGCCCGGAGGAGGTTCACCTTCCCAACGGTTCCCGCGTCGTCCCGAATCACTCGCTGTCCGGCGGTAGCGGAGTCGTCGTCAACGTGCAGACCAACGCGGACCCGTTCGCAATTGGGCGTGAAGTCGCATGGGCGCTGCGTACGTCGCCGGCATAG